The genomic interval GTTTTTGGCATGTTTTGCCTTCTGTGTGTTTAAATTCTTCTTTAACCTTTCTCCGCAACACAGCACTACCAAATCCCCCACCTATGTATCCTGCACCGCCAGGCTTTAAAACTCGATATATTTCCTTAAACGAATTAGACAAATCTTTCCAGAAAAACATGGAACCTCTGCTGAAAATGAGGTCAGCAAATTCGTCTTGAAAAGGCATCTGGTTAACGTCGCCTGCTATTAAGGTTATTCGTTTTTTGAGAGAATTTTTTTCAATTGATTTTTGTGCAATTTCTAACATTTCTCTGGAAATATCCATTGCATATATGTCAAGATGCGTTATTCTTGCCATTGCAATTGATAGGGATGCAGGACCCGCACCTACATCAATGGCAGTTCCCTCTGTTATGTTGAATTTACGGGTGATTTGATTGGCTATCAAGGGATATATAGGTACACGGGTCCTATTTATTAACATAGAATCATCAAATTTGGAATAATCATTTAATAAGGTTTCAAAACTGTGAATAATAATTAACTTTCCAGCACCCTATACCTTATTTCCTTCTTGCAAACTCTAGCGTTGATCATCCCACCACTTTGGCTGATCTTCTGGAGAAGGGCTTCAGAATCTAATATTTCAACTCCTGCTAACATATCAGCACCATAATCGAAAAACACATCACACATTGTTGTACTGGGTCCCATAATTATGGTGTAGGCATTTTCTTGCTTGGCCAATCTCAAATAACGTTCTAATCCTTTATTAATAAGGGTGGAACCGGTAATAATGATTATATCGCTTCCTGGAAACACGTATTCAGCAGCTGCATCAGTGACAATTCTTTCTTTGGGGTTGGTGAGATTTGGATTAGATTCTAATACCCAAAACTCCTTGGCAACGGCCCTTATCTCATCTATTTTTGGAAATTTACCCACCATAACCACTTTTTTTCCATGGCTATCTTCAATGATCCAATCCTGGGCATTGAAATCCTTTTTTCCACGAGGTTTCATCATAGAATTCAGGGCAGCCACTCCAATACTTGCCTCAACCAAATTCCAAGATTTAACATACTCTGCCAATTTCAGGGTTGTTGTATTGCTTAATTCACCCATATTTCGAGTATAGTTGCCATGAACTACAGGGATGCCGTATGTTTTGGAGATTCCGCCATATTTTCCATGAACACCAGTCCAGGATACTCCAACTCGCACATCCTTCACATCTGAATCATTTTCACTTGAAACTTCCAGCAATTCGTTAATTAGTTTCATAAATTCACTCAATTTTATTTATTCACACATTTAATGTTGTCCAAATTTGCAAACACATAAATTGTTCAACACATTTCACTTACTTTCTGATATTTTACGGTAGTAAGGACCTTCTGCACAAGCTTTACATAGTGTTCGCCCATCAACTATCACTTCCCTACGATCCATCACTTTATCACCGCACTCTTCACAGTATGCTCGGAATTTCGGGAATCCTGGAATTTCATGCTCACCCACATCAACTTCAACTTCTTCAATCAATAATAAATCTTTTTCTGGGGTTTTGATGAGTTTTTCAACCATTTTCTTCATATCTGGTCTTTCATCATCAGATTTTTCATTCGATTGAGTTGATTGTGGATTTTCAATTGCAGAAACTCGTACTGCCTTTCCATTTGATAGATCCAGAAAAGTAGCAGCAAATTTACCGTAATCCTTGTATTTAAGGGTACGATGTCCCATGGTAATCCCAGTTACTGCTTGAACAGCATCAGCCATACAACGATCTATCTCCACGTACACCATCAAATCTCGATTATGCTCATCAGGATTCATTCCCAGTTCTTTCAAGCCTGTCAATGCAATTTTAGTGCCAATAACTATCCCTGCACAAACATCACCATGAAATTCTTTTCCTTTATCTAAATAGCGGTTTATATTATCCATAATTTATCTCCTTATTTGTCTTGTAATGAAATTAATGAATTAATAACTCAAAAAACATGATTAAACGAGAGGAATACATATTTTTCGTTCTTCTTCAAGGTCCATAATCTTAACTCCAATATTGTATGCTTTTTCTAAGTTTTTTTCCGTAATAACTTCATTTGGAGTCCCATAATCAATAATATGGCAATCTTTCATTATAGCTACTTTATCTGCGGATATAAATGCATGATCAGGGAAATGAGAGGACATAACGACTGTAAATTCCTCTTCAGCCAGTTTATCAATAATATTAAGGGTGCGCATCTGATTTCCAAAGTCCAAGTGTGATGTTGGTTCATCCAGCAGTAAAACATCAGGTTTCTGGGTTAAAATACGTGCAAAGAATACTAGCTGTTTTTCTCCTCCACTTAATTCGGTGTAGGGCTTATCTGTCATGTGGTCAATGTTCAGTTTTTCCAAGGCTTTCTGGGCAATTACCAAATCAGCTTCTGATGGTGAAGATAAAGATGTTAAATGGGGTGCTCGGCCCATTAAAACCACATCCAAAACTTTGAATGGGAAAACAGGCCTATGTCCTTGGGGTATGTATCCAATTTGCCGTGCCAGATCTTTACTGTTTAAGGAGTAAATATTTTCACCTTTTAAGAAAATATCACCAGAATTAAGTTTTAAAAGACGATTTAAACATTTAATTAACGTGGTTTTACCAGTGCCATTGGGTCCAAGTATACACAAAACTTCTCCCTTTCCAATGGAGAAATTGATATTTTCAAAAACATTTCCACTGCCATTATAGGCAAAACTAGCATCAACTACTTTGACATGACTTTTCATGACCAACCCTCATTTCCTTTTCTAAGAAGATATAAGAAGAAAGGTGCTCCTATCAGGGCAGTTAATATTCCCAGAGGAATTTCCATCTGAGACAGATTTCGAGCTACATCATCTACTAAAAGAAGAAAAAAACCCCCTGTACATATAGTAGCAGGTAATAATTTTTTATAGTCCGGTCCAACTATTATTCGAGTTACATGGGGAATAACCAGTCCAACCCAACCAATAATTCCACTGATACTTACTGCTGCTGCGGTTAAAAGCGTGCAACAAATAATAATAATCATTCTGAGTTTTGAAACATCAATTCCCAGGGATTTGGCTTCTTCATCTCCCATGGCCAGGATGTTAATCCTCCAACGTATAATTAAAAGTAATGAAAATCCAATAATCATAGGAATTGATACTAGATAGAGGTCATCTAAAGAAGTATTGGAAAGACTGCCCATTAACCAGTATACAATTGCTGGTAACTTATCGTAAGGGTCAGCTAAATACTTGGTTATGGATATAAAAGCTGAAAATAAGGCAGCTACCGCTATTCCGCAGAGAACCATAACCAAGGTTTTCGATCCTCTGAAACTACTACCTATAGTATAGGTAAGAGTCACGGCAATTAAACCGAAACAAAATGCAGATAATTGAACTATAAACGGGCTGCCTGATAGAAGAAGAGCTAAAGCAGCACCAAAACCAGCTCCAGAGGTTACTCCCAATATATCTGGAGAAACCAGGGGGTTCTGGAATATTCCCTGGAGGGAAGCTCCTGATATGGACAGTGCAGCTCCTACCAAAAGGGCGGCCATTATGCGGGGCAGTCGTATCTCCCAAACAATAGAATATACTGCCGGTGAAGCTGCTTTGACTGGTAAAATTTTTGATAATAATGCGATAAGTACTTCAGCAGGGGATAGGGGGTATCGTCCAATAAGAAAAGAAATAAAAAATAAGAAAATTGGCAGAGCTACTATGACCGTAGTAAGAGGCATATTCTGCCAGATTTTCCTATATATAGCCATTTTCCATCACCTGTTAATTGATTATGGCTGAGGATTTAACAGATTGTTCAATTCTTCATCAGTTAACTGGTAATGGTAAAATTCAGAGTAGAATTCTTTGGTCAAACTGTTCATGTCCAAGTCCTGGAATTTATCTGGATACAATGTCTTAGCAGTCCATGGTATTCCCAGAATTATGTTAACACCCGGAGGTCTGTCAAACCAGTTAAAAGGATCCTGAGGTATTAAGAAAACCTGTTTTTCCTTAACAGCTTTTACATTCTGCCATTTAGTGTCGATGTAGACTTTCTTGTAGAATGAAGGATCTCCTACCAGAATAACATCAGGATTCCACTTCAGTACTTGTTCCATAGAAACATCTGACATGCCCATGCCTTGTTTTAGTGGAACGTCAGCAATGTTTATGCCACCAGCCAGTTCGATTAACTGTGAATGCTGTGAACCGCTAGGATCAGTTTGTAATCCTTCTGGACCCTCGGCATAATACACTTTTTTCTTTTGATTGTCCGGAATCTGGGATGCAGTGCTGTTAACTTTATTGTAAACCTTTTCATAGAAAGAGTTTAATTTATCTGCCCTATCTTCAACCCCTAAGACCTGTCCCATGAATTTAATTGATGGAGTAAATTTGGTAACATTTGAAACATCCAGAACTGCTACAACTGGTATAGCACCAAATTTGGTTTGTCTTTCGTTTACTGTATCATTGGCATTTGCAAGAGGGCTGGAACCTTCCAATACAATGTCTGGTTTTATTGAAATGAAGGTTTCGTAATTCCCAGTCTGTTTCCCAAACCAACCACCCACTTCTGTAAGGTTTTTGTATTTAGGGTCCATGTATTGCCCAGTGGGCTTGAAATTCCATCCTGCTAACTTATCAGGAGCTAATATGTAGATCATATTTGTAGTAGGGGGTGATGTAGCCACCACGGTGTTAATCTGCGTAGGAACAGTGACATTCCTCCCCACCATGTCCGTCAGCTGTTTTGTACCACCACTACTCGGTGCATAATATGTTATATAAGTACCTATAATGCCAAGAATGGCAATAACAACAATTATGGCGATTATGGTCTTATTTTTACTATTCAATTGTTTCACCTCGATTTAATGAAAATTTTTTCAATTATTTTTCCCACCAGATCAAAACCCAGTCTGCTTTCCCTTTAACATAACTCATGGTCCCGTCAGACGTTTTGATCATAGTTTTTTCTAGATATTCTCTCAAAATGGATTCATCATCCTTATTTAAGTCTCCAATTCTCCACCTGAGCCTGTCCACGGCTTCTTCGATATTTGAATAATGGTTGCGAGTGTTACATTTTAGCATCTCAACATTAGCATAAATTCCCATTTGATGGAGCATATTATAGACATAAATATAATCTGGATGGCTGTGTGACTCTTTTCCTAAAAGTTCAGATATTTTTCTTTCAAATTTCCGGTTATCAACGCCCCAAATAGTGATATAAACATATTTTTCGGCTATTTCATTTATTTTTTCAAGTTCTTTCTGGATGTTTGAAACACCGTTTAGAGAGCGTGAAGCAACTACTACATCATGATTACCAATTTCATCTACGGTTGTGTCTTCTAAACGCTTTTTTATGGTGTTTATATTTTTAATACCTGATTTTTCAGCCTTTTGAGTCAGTATTTCTAGCATTTTGCCAGAAATATCCATTGCAGTGACATTGTTTGCTTTTTTAGCAAGAGGAATAGTGATAACTCCATTACCACATCCGATATCTAAAACACTATCATTCGCGTCACATTTTATTCTTTGAAGAACCTTCTTAGGATAATCATCTTTTTCCATCCATTGGTTGAATTTAGGGGCTATATCATCCCAAGTAGCTGAATTTTTTTTTTCAGGCAATTTTTTCAATGATTCATCCCATAAATAATTCCAATTTATTTTTAAAGGATTATTAACGTTTTTTCCTATTTTTTTTATTTTTTCACCTCCTTAAATAACACTATTCACATTATTCGAAATGACTATATAAACATCTCGTTTTGGTATTGGTAATCTAATTATTTATATGTTTATACTGATTAGAATCGCGTAAAATTCGATAAATATACAAAAAAAGCAATAAGTAATATTCCGAGTTATTAAAAAATAGTACTCAATTTATTTTGTTAGGGGCTGTCCAATAATTAATTTTGACTTTTGAGGTAGAAATTATGCAATATTTAAATCCGTATTTGTCCTTACTTTTTCCCATTTTTGAATTGTTGGCAGATTTTATGGATTAAAACCAGGGGATTTTGGTGTTACCAGCACACGTTCTGCGGAGTGTCCATAAAGATGGTATCCTGAACCTCCCTCTGCTAGTGTGTCAAGCATTTTTTGGGGGTGGGTGATGATATCACCACCCAGAATATCAACACCTCTTTTAAAGAAAGCATGCGGGAGAATACTTGCAGTGGGCCCAACCACCACTACTTTGGTATCAGGACGGGCAATTTCTAATATTCCCTCTAATGTTCCATTAATCAGTGTGGTTCCAGTTATCACTAGCACATCTGCTTTGGGTACTATTTCTCCTGTTTTATCTGGTGGGACATAAAAAGGTAATTCATCAGGTTTGAGAGTCTTAGTGTCAAGTTCCACAACTGAAAAAGGTTTTTTTCTACTTTTTAAAACCTTTAAAAAGGGTCCTATTGCACCGATAAGCACGGGGTAAGTATCATCTTTTAAATCAACACAGTCTAATGCGTCAACACCCACTTTCATATCATAATCCTCAGTTAACCCTATTTCTCGGCAGTAACTTGAGAGTGCGGATAGGACAGCTATTCCCATGGCTTTTTTCATGGGTATATTGGAAGTGGCATCTTTGAGGTATCTATCTACAGATCTTTCTGTTAAGTGTCCAGCATTGGGCATTGATCGGGCTGAACTGGGGCAGCAAACTGCTTCAGGAATTTCCTTTATGGGTGTGGCGCTGATACCTGCGTGACCGGTGTTAAGAATTACTCCAGAAAAAAATATGCCAATAACTGCTCTTTCAATAGTTATATCATAGATAATATCGTTTAAACCATTTTTAACATAATTTATTGTTTCTTCAAGAATTTTTGAAGGTTTAATTGTTTTATTTAACAACATCTATCCTCCCCATTTGATGAATAATTAGAAACAAGTTTTTTTTCTGCATCTAATGTTTTTTCCAAGGGTTTACCTTCTTTAGTTCCAATACAGAGAACTGCATATCCCAAAGCTGTTTCGTGTGGGATTAATGATACATTAACGAATCCTATTTTTTCTAAAACATCCTTAAGGCCTTCGGGATGGCATAATGGATGGCCAAAACTGGTTAAAGCCCGATCAATTTCACGAATACCATCACCGGGTTTAATTTCACATTGAGGGCTGCAAAAACGATGGTTAAGCACTAGGGTACCTCCAGGATTCAACATTTCCACAATTTTCTCCAGTGTTTCATCCATTTTTCTACGATACTGGTACAGTTGGTGGGAAAGGAGAATAATATCATATCCATCTTCAGGTACAGCCTTCAAGTTTTCAATATCTCCTTCCTGTACTGTAATCCTATCATCCATCCAGTATTCAGATATAGAAGACGAAGTTAAAGGCACAACTTCTTGATGTTCTATGATTGTGGCTGAAAGGGCATTATTTTCCTGACAAAGGCCTATGGAGTAAAGACCATGGCTTCCACCTATATCCAAAAGTTTTTCATGTTCTGAAAATTCTGGACGTGAAACTATGCCACGTAATACATTCTGAACTTCTCCTCTAATACATTGTTGGGCTAGGGATCGGATTTGTAGTTCATCAACTTCTTTTTGGATTAATTTTGGAGATCCTTTCCTCTCTAGCACGGTTTCTAAATCATTCCATGGTGATTCATCTCTCCCAAGATCCATGATTAAATCTCCCTGATAAAAGAGGCTTTTCTTGGAAAGAAATGTCTCTGCCTGTTCAGTTAGCATATAACCGTCTTCATCGGATTTAACAAAACTAATATCTTCCAATGCACTGAGAATGCTTCTAACAAACATTCCATTTACAGAAGCAGTTTCTGCAATCTCACGTGGGGATGCAGGCCCCATTTCAATCATTTTATCAAAAAAACCAAGTTTTAATGCTGAATATATCATCTGGTAGTATTTATATCCATCCATTATAGAATCTATCATAGAAATTTCTTCAGGAAAATCAATTTGAGATATATCATTTTTTAAATCGATATTTGCGTTTTTATTCATATTATTCTCACCTCTATAATGTTTAAAGAACGATTTTGAAAAAAAAGGGGGGAAAGTTTTATTTTCCAGGTCTTTTGTGTCCTTTAAAGGTTGCAACAATGATGTCTTTTCCCAAGTAAACGAGTATCGCTGCGATAATGAGGAATATAATTCCTAATATTG from Methanobacterium sp. carries:
- a CDS encoding DUF364 domain-containing protein; translated protein: MLLNKTIKPSKILEETINYVKNGLNDIIYDITIERAVIGIFFSGVILNTGHAGISATPIKEIPEAVCCPSSARSMPNAGHLTERSVDRYLKDATSNIPMKKAMGIAVLSALSSYCREIGLTEDYDMKVGVDALDCVDLKDDTYPVLIGAIGPFLKVLKSRKKPFSVVELDTKTLKPDELPFYVPPDKTGEIVPKADVLVITGTTLINGTLEGILEIARPDTKVVVVGPTASILPHAFFKRGVDILGGDIITHPQKMLDTLAEGGSGYHLYGHSAERVLVTPKSPGFNP
- a CDS encoding iron ABC transporter permease is translated as MAIYRKIWQNMPLTTVIVALPIFLFFISFLIGRYPLSPAEVLIALLSKILPVKAASPAVYSIVWEIRLPRIMAALLVGAALSISGASLQGIFQNPLVSPDILGVTSGAGFGAALALLLSGSPFIVQLSAFCFGLIAVTLTYTIGSSFRGSKTLVMVLCGIAVAALFSAFISITKYLADPYDKLPAIVYWLMGSLSNTSLDDLYLVSIPMIIGFSLLLIIRWRINILAMGDEEAKSLGIDVSKLRMIIIICCTLLTAAAVSISGIIGWVGLVIPHVTRIIVGPDYKKLLPATICTGGFFLLLVDDVARNLSQMEIPLGILTALIGAPFFLYLLRKGNEGWS
- a CDS encoding methyltransferase domain-containing protein, which gives rise to MKKLPEKKNSATWDDIAPKFNQWMEKDDYPKKVLQRIKCDANDSVLDIGCGNGVITIPLAKKANNVTAMDISGKMLEILTQKAEKSGIKNINTIKKRLEDTTVDEIGNHDVVVASRSLNGVSNIQKELEKINEIAEKYVYITIWGVDNRKFERKISELLGKESHSHPDYIYVYNMLHQMGIYANVEMLKCNTRNHYSNIEEAVDRLRWRIGDLNKDDESILREYLEKTMIKTSDGTMSYVKGKADWVLIWWEK
- a CDS encoding ABC transporter ATP-binding protein yields the protein MKSHVKVVDASFAYNGSGNVFENINFSIGKGEVLCILGPNGTGKTTLIKCLNRLLKLNSGDIFLKGENIYSLNSKDLARQIGYIPQGHRPVFPFKVLDVVLMGRAPHLTSLSSPSEADLVIAQKALEKLNIDHMTDKPYTELSGGEKQLVFFARILTQKPDVLLLDEPTSHLDFGNQMRTLNIIDKLAEEEFTVVMSSHFPDHAFISADKVAIMKDCHIIDYGTPNEVITEKNLEKAYNIGVKIMDLEEERKICIPLV
- a CDS encoding ABC transporter substrate-binding protein, whose translation is MNSKNKTIIAIIVVIAILGIIGTYITYYAPSSGGTKQLTDMVGRNVTVPTQINTVVATSPPTTNMIYILAPDKLAGWNFKPTGQYMDPKYKNLTEVGGWFGKQTGNYETFISIKPDIVLEGSSPLANANDTVNERQTKFGAIPVVAVLDVSNVTKFTPSIKFMGQVLGVEDRADKLNSFYEKVYNKVNSTASQIPDNQKKKVYYAEGPEGLQTDPSGSQHSQLIELAGGINIADVPLKQGMGMSDVSMEQVLKWNPDVILVGDPSFYKKVYIDTKWQNVKAVKEKQVFLIPQDPFNWFDRPPGVNIILGIPWTAKTLYPDKFQDLDMNSLTKEFYSEFYHYQLTDEELNNLLNPQP
- a CDS encoding formylmethanofuran dehydrogenase, with protein sequence MDNINRYLDKGKEFHGDVCAGIVIGTKIALTGLKELGMNPDEHNRDLMVYVEIDRCMADAVQAVTGITMGHRTLKYKDYGKFAATFLDLSNGKAVRVSAIENPQSTQSNEKSDDERPDMKKMVEKLIKTPEKDLLLIEEVEVDVGEHEIPGFPKFRAYCEECGDKVMDRREVIVDGRTLCKACAEGPYYRKISESK
- a CDS encoding DUF364 domain-containing protein; amino-acid sequence: MKLINELLEVSSENDSDVKDVRVGVSWTGVHGKYGGISKTYGIPVVHGNYTRNMGELSNTTTLKLAEYVKSWNLVEASIGVAALNSMMKPRGKKDFNAQDWIIEDSHGKKVVMVGKFPKIDEIRAVAKEFWVLESNPNLTNPKERIVTDAAAEYVFPGSDIIIITGSTLINKGLERYLRLAKQENAYTIIMGPSTTMCDVFFDYGADMLAGVEILDSEALLQKISQSGGMINARVCKKEIRYRVLES
- a CDS encoding class I SAM-dependent methyltransferase, encoding MLINRTRVPIYPLIANQITRKFNITEGTAIDVGAGPASLSIAMARITHLDIYAMDISREMLEIAQKSIEKNSLKKRITLIAGDVNQMPFQDEFADLIFSRGSMFFWKDLSNSFKEIYRVLKPGGAGYIGGGFGSAVLRRKVKEEFKHTEGKTCQKPPKIQVDALEIAVLEAGITDYLLINDESGLWVLFEKTG
- a CDS encoding methyltransferase type 12, whose protein sequence is MNKNANIDLKNDISQIDFPEEISMIDSIMDGYKYYQMIYSALKLGFFDKMIEMGPASPREIAETASVNGMFVRSILSALEDISFVKSDEDGYMLTEQAETFLSKKSLFYQGDLIMDLGRDESPWNDLETVLERKGSPKLIQKEVDELQIRSLAQQCIRGEVQNVLRGIVSRPEFSEHEKLLDIGGSHGLYSIGLCQENNALSATIIEHQEVVPLTSSSISEYWMDDRITVQEGDIENLKAVPEDGYDIILLSHQLYQYRRKMDETLEKIVEMLNPGGTLVLNHRFCSPQCEIKPGDGIREIDRALTSFGHPLCHPEGLKDVLEKIGFVNVSLIPHETALGYAVLCIGTKEGKPLEKTLDAEKKLVSNYSSNGEDRCC